From the Pirellulales bacterium genome, one window contains:
- a CDS encoding arylsulfatase, with protein MKSSHRRVCALARHGLLLCCLAIAGEALSLERAQAADSAAEAKQAQAVAAATANATQTIDGRYLPPPPAKFGGVINLNAEQSKPSWPPRIVPPKGAPNVLLIMTDDVGFGAPSTFGGVIPTPALDRVAKAGLRYTMFHSTALCSPTRAALLTGRNHHSVGFGVVAEQSTGYPGYNSLIGKDSATIGEILKQNGYSTSWFGKAHNTPEFQASQVGPFDRWPTGLGFEYFYGFLGGDTSQWQPNLFRNTTAIYPYVGKPGWNLITAMADDAIGWIKQLDEIAPDKPFFCQYVPGGTHAPHHPTPEWVAKFKGKFDMGWNALREQIFANQKKLGVIPPDAQLTPWPKELLPEWDSLNADQKKLYTRQVEVYAAYLAYTDNEIGRVIQAVQDLGKLDNTIVIYISGDNGASAEGTQLGTPNEVACFNGLNVPVDVQLQKFYDAWGSERTYNHMAVPWAWAFSTPFQWTKQVASHFGGTRQGMAIAWPKRIKDAGGLRWQFHHVIDIVPTLLEACNIAEPESVNGTPQKPIEGVSLAYTFDKATAKEPSRHKTQYFEMMGDRAIYDDGWIASTTPLRAPWNLIGATTNDPANGFEWELYDLTKDWTQSNDLAATNPDKLKELQELLWVEAAKYQVLPLDAAVAVRLMAPRPNLIADRTTFSYAGELTGIPHGDAPSLLGKSYTISADVEIPSSGAEGMLVTGGGRFAGFGFYLLKGKPVFLWNLLDLERLRWEGAEALTPGKHTLTFEFKHEAPGVAVGLLAGIAARAKGGTGSLKVDGREVASKKMARTIPLTLQWDETFDIGADTGTPVDDDDYQVPFRFTGKLTNLTVKLIPLQPASPPKTKTP; from the coding sequence ATGAAATCGTCGCATCGACGAGTCTGCGCCTTGGCGCGGCACGGCTTGCTGCTGTGCTGCCTGGCGATTGCGGGCGAGGCATTATCACTCGAGCGCGCCCAGGCTGCCGACAGTGCGGCCGAGGCCAAACAGGCGCAGGCCGTTGCCGCGGCCACGGCGAACGCGACCCAAACGATCGACGGCCGCTATCTGCCACCACCGCCGGCAAAATTTGGCGGCGTCATCAATCTCAACGCAGAGCAATCGAAACCCTCGTGGCCGCCACGAATCGTGCCCCCTAAGGGCGCGCCGAACGTGCTCTTGATCATGACCGACGACGTCGGCTTCGGCGCCCCCAGCACCTTCGGCGGCGTGATCCCCACGCCGGCGCTCGATCGCGTGGCCAAGGCCGGCCTGCGCTACACGATGTTTCATTCCACCGCGCTCTGTTCACCCACGCGCGCCGCGCTGCTGACAGGACGCAATCATCACTCGGTCGGCTTCGGCGTGGTGGCCGAGCAATCTACCGGCTACCCGGGCTACAACAGCTTGATCGGCAAGGACTCGGCCACGATCGGCGAGATCCTGAAGCAGAACGGCTACAGCACATCGTGGTTTGGCAAAGCGCACAACACGCCGGAATTTCAGGCCAGCCAGGTGGGCCCCTTTGATCGCTGGCCCACCGGCCTGGGCTTCGAGTATTTCTATGGCTTCCTTGGCGGCGATACCAGCCAGTGGCAGCCGAACTTGTTTCGCAACACGACGGCGATTTACCCCTACGTCGGCAAGCCGGGCTGGAACTTGATCACGGCCATGGCCGACGACGCGATCGGCTGGATCAAGCAACTCGACGAGATCGCGCCTGATAAGCCGTTTTTTTGTCAGTACGTGCCGGGCGGAACGCATGCGCCACATCATCCCACGCCCGAATGGGTTGCGAAATTCAAGGGCAAGTTCGACATGGGCTGGAATGCCCTGCGCGAGCAGATTTTTGCCAACCAGAAAAAACTCGGCGTGATACCGCCGGACGCGCAGCTCACGCCGTGGCCGAAGGAATTGTTGCCTGAATGGGACTCACTCAACGCCGACCAGAAGAAACTCTACACCAGGCAAGTCGAAGTATACGCCGCTTACCTGGCCTATACCGACAACGAAATTGGCCGCGTCATTCAGGCCGTGCAGGATTTGGGCAAGCTCGACAATACGATCGTGATCTACATCAGCGGCGACAACGGCGCCAGTGCCGAAGGAACGCAACTGGGCACGCCTAACGAAGTTGCCTGCTTCAACGGCTTGAACGTTCCGGTCGATGTGCAATTGCAGAAGTTCTACGACGCGTGGGGGTCGGAGCGCACCTACAATCACATGGCCGTCCCCTGGGCCTGGGCGTTCAGCACGCCCTTTCAATGGACCAAGCAGGTGGCATCGCACTTTGGGGGGACGCGGCAAGGCATGGCCATCGCCTGGCCGAAGCGGATCAAGGACGCGGGGGGCCTGCGCTGGCAGTTTCATCACGTGATCGACATCGTGCCGACGCTACTCGAGGCCTGCAATATCGCTGAACCCGAATCGGTCAACGGCACACCGCAGAAGCCGATCGAAGGGGTAAGCCTGGCATATACCTTCGACAAGGCCACGGCCAAGGAGCCGTCGCGGCACAAGACGCAATACTTCGAGATGATGGGGGATCGAGCGATCTATGACGACGGCTGGATCGCCAGCACCACGCCGCTACGGGCACCGTGGAATCTAATCGGCGCCACGACGAATGATCCCGCCAACGGCTTTGAATGGGAACTGTACGATCTGACGAAGGATTGGACGCAAAGCAACGACCTGGCCGCGACCAATCCCGATAAACTCAAGGAACTGCAAGAACTGCTGTGGGTGGAAGCGGCCAAATACCAGGTGCTGCCGCTCGATGCTGCGGTAGCCGTGCGATTAATGGCACCACGACCGAATCTCATTGCCGATCGGACGACTTTTAGCTACGCCGGCGAGTTGACCGGCATTCCTCACGGCGACGCGCCGAGTCTGCTGGGCAAGTCGTACACGATCTCGGCCGACGTTGAGATTCCCAGCTCGGGCGCCGAGGGGATGCTCGTGACCGGCGGCGGACGATTCGCCGGTTTCGGTTTTTATCTTCTCAAGGGAAAGCCGGTTTTCCTTTGGAACTTGTTGGATCTCGAGCGCCTGCGGTGGGAAGGGGCCGAAGCCCTGACACCGGGCAAACACACTTTGACTTTCGAATTCAAGCACGAGGCTCCCGGGGTGGCTGTCGGCCTACTGGCCGGCATCGCGGCCCGGGCCAAGGGGGGCACCGGCAGCCTGAAGGTCGACGGCCGCGAAGTGGCCAGCAAGAAAATGGCGCGTACGATTCCGCTCACGCTGCAATGGGATGAAACGTTCGACATTGGCGCCGATACGGGCACGCCGGTCGACGACGACGATTATCAGGTGCCATTCCGCTTCACCGGCAAGCTCACGAATCTGACAGTGAAGTTAATCCCGCTGCAGCCGGCCTCCCCGCCGAAGACAAAAACCCCCTAG
- a CDS encoding HAD family hydrolase, translating into MSMLVLSAFRRAPLLAICGLLLGTASLRAQTDPLASWNDCPAKRAIVEFAQATTTEGNPRYVAPDKRIATFDQDGTLWVEQPIYTQVTFAFDRVEALAPRHPEWKTQEPFRSILSGDRDAMQRFTIQDFERVMAETHAGMTVQEFQEMARNWLATAIHPRFKRPYTELVYQPMVEVIRYLRDKGFKTYIVTGGGQEFVRVYAEKVYGIPPEQVVGSAAKVKYETGPDGKPRLAKLPEVLLIDDRGGKPEAINLFIGLRPYAAFGNSTGDQQMLEWTQAGEGARLMMLVHHDDAEREYAYGAQSIVGTFSADLAAEAHKQGWSVISMKNDWKRIFAFDR; encoded by the coding sequence ATGAGCATGCTTGTTCTTTCTGCGTTTCGGCGCGCGCCGCTGTTGGCGATTTGTGGCCTGCTGTTGGGCACTGCGTCCTTGCGTGCGCAGACGGATCCGCTTGCCTCGTGGAACGATTGTCCTGCCAAACGGGCCATCGTCGAGTTCGCGCAAGCGACTACGACCGAGGGTAACCCGCGTTATGTGGCGCCGGACAAACGCATCGCCACGTTCGACCAGGATGGCACGCTGTGGGTCGAGCAACCGATCTACACGCAGGTGACCTTCGCATTCGATCGCGTCGAGGCACTCGCGCCGCGGCATCCGGAATGGAAAACACAGGAACCGTTTCGGTCGATTCTGTCGGGTGATCGCGACGCGATGCAGCGATTTACGATTCAGGACTTCGAACGCGTCATGGCCGAGACTCACGCCGGTATGACGGTGCAGGAGTTTCAGGAAATGGCCAGGAACTGGCTGGCCACGGCCATTCACCCACGCTTCAAGCGACCTTACACCGAGCTGGTCTATCAGCCCATGGTGGAAGTCATCCGGTATCTGCGCGACAAAGGTTTCAAAACCTACATCGTTACGGGCGGGGGCCAGGAATTCGTGCGCGTGTACGCGGAGAAGGTGTATGGAATTCCGCCCGAGCAAGTCGTGGGTTCGGCCGCCAAAGTGAAATATGAAACGGGTCCGGACGGCAAACCGCGCTTGGCAAAGCTGCCCGAGGTATTGCTGATAGACGATCGTGGTGGAAAGCCGGAAGCGATAAATCTTTTTATTGGGCTACGGCCGTACGCGGCGTTCGGTAATTCCACCGGAGACCAGCAGATGCTGGAATGGACGCAGGCGGGCGAAGGCGCGCGGCTGATGATGCTGGTACATCACGACGATGCCGAGCGCGAGTACGCCTACGGGGCACAGTCCATAGTCGGCACATTCTCCGCCGACCTGGCGGCCGAAGCCCACAAGCAGGGATGGAGCGTGATCAGCATGAAGAACGACTGGAAGCGGATTTTCGCGTTTGACCGTTAG
- a CDS encoding arylsulfatase has product MRFGNRGTLYGAIILAMFTPLLAATPALAQKPAKKPNIIFIMGDDIGWFNVGAYHRGMMAGRTPNLDRLAAQGMIFTDYYAEASCTAGRANFITGELPIRTGLTTVGQAGASLGMPAQAPTIATALRSMGYATGQFGKNHLGDKNEFLPTVHGFDEFFGYLYHLDAMEDPAHPNYPQELKDKVGPRNMLHSWATDKDDATVQPRWGKIGKQKIEDAGELYPKRMETVDDEILEATVKFIDKTKKDGKPFFVWLNPTRMHVVTHLSDKYQKMRNSQNGWSIQEAGMAQLDDIVGAVMKKLADEGMENDTIVAFSSDNGCENFTWPDGGQTPFAGGKGTAMEGGFRAPMIIRWPGQVPAGKVENSIVSGLDWFPTFCAAAGNPNIAEELTKGKQLGDTTYKVHLDGYNQMDLITGKGPSKRHEIYYFTESTLSAVRIDDFKYRFTNQPNGWLGATEKVDWPILVNLRLDPFERTGMPDGKGGSLSFYNWFVYEFWRFVFVQQEVAKGAQSFIDFPPMQKGASFNMEAVKEQILKAIQGQKGK; this is encoded by the coding sequence ATGAGATTCGGAAATCGTGGCACACTTTACGGCGCAATAATCTTGGCGATGTTCACGCCGCTGTTGGCGGCCACGCCGGCATTGGCGCAGAAACCAGCTAAAAAGCCGAACATCATCTTCATCATGGGGGATGATATCGGCTGGTTTAACGTCGGCGCCTATCACCGCGGGATGATGGCCGGACGCACGCCCAATCTCGACCGCCTGGCCGCGCAGGGGATGATTTTCACCGATTACTATGCCGAGGCGAGTTGCACTGCCGGCCGGGCCAACTTCATCACCGGCGAGCTGCCCATTCGCACTGGCCTGACCACGGTGGGACAAGCCGGAGCATCGCTGGGCATGCCAGCGCAGGCCCCCACGATTGCCACGGCACTGCGCAGCATGGGCTACGCCACGGGTCAATTCGGCAAGAATCACTTGGGGGATAAGAACGAGTTTCTTCCCACCGTCCACGGGTTCGACGAGTTCTTTGGCTACCTGTATCACCTGGATGCGATGGAGGATCCCGCGCACCCCAACTACCCGCAGGAGCTTAAAGACAAAGTCGGGCCGCGCAACATGCTCCATAGTTGGGCCACGGACAAGGACGATGCGACCGTGCAGCCGCGGTGGGGCAAGATTGGCAAGCAAAAGATCGAGGACGCCGGCGAGTTGTATCCCAAGCGGATGGAAACGGTCGACGACGAGATTCTCGAGGCCACCGTGAAGTTCATCGACAAGACCAAGAAGGATGGCAAACCGTTCTTCGTGTGGCTGAATCCCACGCGCATGCACGTGGTGACTCACCTGTCGGACAAGTACCAGAAGATGCGCAACTCGCAAAATGGCTGGTCGATCCAGGAGGCCGGCATGGCACAACTGGATGACATCGTGGGGGCGGTGATGAAGAAGCTGGCCGACGAAGGCATGGAGAACGATACGATCGTGGCCTTTAGCAGCGATAACGGCTGTGAAAACTTCACCTGGCCCGACGGCGGCCAGACGCCGTTCGCCGGCGGCAAGGGGACGGCAATGGAAGGTGGCTTTCGCGCGCCGATGATCATTCGCTGGCCCGGCCAGGTACCGGCCGGCAAGGTCGAGAACAGCATTGTCTCGGGTCTCGATTGGTTCCCGACCTTCTGCGCCGCGGCAGGCAATCCGAATATCGCCGAAGAGCTGACCAAGGGCAAGCAGCTCGGCGATACCACCTACAAGGTTCATCTCGATGGTTACAACCAGATGGACTTGATCACGGGAAAGGGCCCTTCGAAGCGGCACGAGATCTACTACTTCACCGAGAGCACGCTCAGCGCCGTGCGGATCGACGACTTTAAGTATCGCTTCACCAATCAGCCGAACGGCTGGCTAGGCGCGACCGAGAAGGTGGATTGGCCGATCCTGGTCAACCTGCGATTGGACCCGTTCGAGCGAACAGGCATGCCCGACGGCAAGGGCGGTTCGCTCAGCTTCTACAACTGGTTCGTCTACGAGTTCTGGCGTTTTGTCTTCGTGCAACAAGAGGTGGCGAAGGGGGCGCAAAGTTTTATCGATTTTCCGCCAATGCAAAAAGGCGCCAGCTTCAATATGGAAGCGGTGAAGGAGCAAATCCTGAAAGCCATTCAGGGCCAAAAAGGAAAATAG
- a CDS encoding choline dehydrogenase, translating to MSSSATEFDYVIVGAGSAGCVLANRLSESSAARVLLLEAGGPDRRADIHIPIAFSKLFKTPLDWDYQTEPQPQLAGRTLYWPRGKVLGGCSSINAMIYMRGAGRDYDDWQAAGATGWGYRDVLPYFKRAENQERGANTWHGTGGPLWVSDLRHVHPLSRAFVAAGVESGLPANDDFNGASQPGVGIFQVTQRRGARHSTAAAYLKPVLKRGNLKVLTHAHATRVLIEGGRAAGVEFSRGGKLERVRAAREVLLCGGAINSPQLLLLSGIGPAGHLASLGIPVMVDLPGVGQNLQDHLIVPVAFECTEPISLASAETLLNLLKYLLLRRGAFTSNVGEAGGFARTQPELPEADLQLHFGPAYYLDHGFVRPAGHGFTIGPTLLRPQSRGSIALVDNDPLHAPRIEPNYLAAADDLQVLVDGVKLARRIAAARALAPYCGPEFCPGSSAQSDEEIADHIRQNAQTVYHPVGTCRMGQDETSVVDPQLRVRGVAGLRVIDAAVMPSIVGGNTNAPVIMIAEKASDMIRNQS from the coding sequence TTGAGCTCGTCGGCAACAGAATTCGACTATGTAATTGTCGGCGCAGGTTCGGCCGGCTGCGTGCTAGCCAACCGGCTCAGCGAGAGCTCCGCGGCGCGGGTGCTGTTGCTCGAAGCGGGCGGCCCGGACCGCCGGGCGGACATACATATTCCTATCGCCTTTTCGAAGTTATTCAAAACGCCGCTCGACTGGGATTATCAGACCGAGCCGCAACCACAGCTGGCCGGACGCACGCTCTATTGGCCGCGCGGCAAGGTGCTGGGAGGGTGCAGTTCGATCAATGCCATGATCTATATGCGCGGCGCCGGACGCGACTACGACGATTGGCAAGCAGCGGGCGCCACGGGGTGGGGCTACCGTGACGTGCTACCCTACTTCAAGCGCGCCGAGAATCAGGAGCGCGGCGCGAACACGTGGCATGGCACCGGCGGCCCGTTGTGGGTCTCGGACTTGCGCCATGTGCATCCGCTGTCGAGGGCGTTTGTCGCCGCAGGCGTCGAAAGCGGCTTGCCGGCCAATGACGATTTCAACGGCGCCAGTCAACCGGGCGTGGGCATTTTTCAAGTCACGCAGCGACGAGGGGCGCGGCATAGCACCGCGGCCGCTTACCTGAAGCCCGTGCTGAAGCGCGGCAATCTGAAAGTTCTGACCCACGCGCATGCGACACGTGTACTGATCGAGGGGGGCCGCGCCGCCGGAGTCGAATTCAGCCGCGGCGGTAAGTTAGAACGGGTGCGCGCTGCGCGCGAGGTATTGCTGTGCGGCGGGGCGATCAATTCGCCGCAATTGTTGCTGCTGTCGGGCATCGGGCCGGCCGGGCATCTCGCGTCGCTAGGCATCCCCGTCATGGTGGACTTGCCCGGCGTGGGGCAGAACCTACAAGATCATCTGATTGTGCCCGTGGCGTTCGAGTGCACTGAGCCGATTTCGCTGGCCAGCGCCGAGACGCTGCTGAACTTACTGAAGTATCTGCTGCTGAGGCGCGGAGCGTTTACGTCTAACGTAGGCGAGGCGGGCGGCTTTGCGCGGACGCAGCCCGAATTGCCCGAGGCCGATTTGCAGCTGCACTTCGGACCCGCCTATTATCTGGATCATGGATTCGTGCGGCCGGCCGGGCATGGATTTACGATCGGTCCGACGCTGTTGCGGCCGCAGAGCCGGGGTAGCATCGCTTTAGTCGATAATGATCCGCTGCACGCGCCGCGCATCGAGCCAAACTATCTGGCCGCGGCCGACGACTTGCAGGTGTTGGTTGACGGCGTGAAATTGGCGCGGCGGATTGCCGCAGCCCGCGCTCTGGCACCCTATTGCGGACCCGAGTTCTGCCCGGGCTCAAGCGCGCAAAGCGACGAGGAGATTGCCGACCATATCCGACAGAACGCGCAAACGGTTTACCACCCGGTGGGCACGTGCCGCATGGGGCAGGATGAAACGTCGGTCGTCGATCCGCAGCTCCGTGTGCGCGGCGTAGCGGGTTTGCGCGTGATTGATGCCGCGGTCATGCCAAGCATTGTCGGTGGGAATACCAACGCGCCGGTGATCATGATTGCGGAAAAAGCGTCAGACATGATCCGCAACCAATCGTAG
- the typA gene encoding translational GTPase TypA: MRRNDIRNIAIIAHVDHGKTTLVDCLLRQSGEFRASQLVGERILDSNDLERERGITILAKNIAIPYKGMKINLIDTPGHADFGGEVERVLRMADGALVLVDAAEGPMPQTRFVLSKALEFRLKPLVVVNKIDRSDARAREVLDETFELFLELGADDELADFPYIFTSARAGYATHDPANPGDSMQPLLDMVLEKVPGPEIDDDAPLQMLVTTLDWSEYVGRIAVGRIHSGRIRRGQQVALMQSGDNSMTGKIVALQVFSNLGRQEVEEAAAGDIVAVVGLEQVEIGDTISDPENRHSLPRVEVDQPTLEMIFSVNSSPLAGREGRYLTSRHLRDRLARELERNVALQVRQVEGSDAFAVSGRGLLHLSVLIETMRREGFEMSIGKPRVITHQRNGVVEEPYETLVVEIPPERIGPVMELVGARRGQLLEMGTRGELSHVVFSIPARGLIGLRTRLLNATQGTAVMHHRFEAYRPTSGDVPGRGNGVLVSMMPGKAVAFGLDGLQERAEMFIAPGAEVYEGMIVGENSRTGDMPVNPTKEKKLTNMRASGSDRNIILKPPRVMSLEEALEYIEDDEYVEVTPTMIRLRKMLLTENDRRRAARQRA, encoded by the coding sequence ATGCGACGCAACGACATACGCAACATCGCCATCATCGCTCACGTCGACCACGGCAAAACGACGCTGGTCGACTGCTTACTACGCCAAAGCGGCGAGTTCCGCGCCAGCCAATTGGTCGGCGAGCGGATTCTTGATTCCAACGACCTAGAACGCGAACGCGGCATCACGATTCTGGCCAAAAATATCGCCATCCCCTACAAGGGCATGAAGATCAACCTGATCGACACGCCCGGGCACGCCGACTTCGGCGGCGAGGTCGAGCGCGTGCTGCGCATGGCCGACGGGGCGCTCGTGCTGGTGGACGCCGCCGAGGGGCCGATGCCGCAAACCCGCTTCGTGCTCTCCAAGGCGCTCGAGTTCCGGCTGAAGCCGCTGGTGGTGGTCAACAAGATCGACCGTTCCGACGCCCGCGCCCGCGAAGTGCTGGACGAGACGTTCGAATTGTTTCTGGAACTTGGCGCCGACGACGAATTGGCCGATTTCCCTTACATCTTCACCAGCGCCCGCGCCGGTTACGCCACGCACGATCCTGCCAACCCGGGCGACTCGATGCAGCCGCTGTTGGACATGGTGCTGGAAAAAGTGCCGGGCCCCGAGATCGACGACGACGCGCCGCTGCAAATGCTGGTGACCACCCTCGACTGGTCGGAGTACGTCGGCCGCATCGCGGTGGGACGCATTCACTCGGGCCGCATCCGCCGCGGTCAACAGGTCGCGCTCATGCAGTCGGGCGACAATTCCATGACCGGCAAGATCGTGGCGTTGCAGGTTTTCAGCAACCTCGGTCGCCAGGAAGTCGAAGAAGCTGCCGCCGGCGACATCGTGGCGGTGGTGGGGCTGGAACAGGTCGAGATCGGCGACACGATCAGCGATCCGGAAAATCGCCATTCGCTGCCCCGCGTCGAGGTCGATCAGCCGACGTTGGAAATGATCTTTTCGGTCAATAGTTCGCCGCTGGCCGGCCGCGAGGGGCGCTATTTAACCAGCCGGCACCTGCGCGACCGCTTGGCGCGCGAGCTGGAACGCAACGTTGCCTTGCAAGTTCGCCAGGTCGAAGGGAGCGACGCGTTTGCCGTCAGCGGCCGCGGTCTGCTGCACTTGTCGGTGTTGATCGAGACCATGCGTCGCGAAGGGTTCGAAATGTCGATCGGCAAGCCGCGCGTGATCACTCACCAGCGCAACGGTGTTGTCGAAGAGCCGTACGAAACTCTTGTCGTGGAAATTCCGCCAGAGCGAATCGGTCCGGTCATGGAGCTCGTCGGGGCCCGCCGTGGCCAACTGCTCGAAATGGGCACGCGCGGCGAGCTTTCGCACGTCGTGTTTTCGATTCCCGCACGGGGCCTGATCGGGCTGCGCACGCGGCTGCTGAATGCCACGCAGGGAACGGCTGTAATGCATCACCGCTTCGAGGCTTATCGTCCCACGTCGGGTGACGTCCCGGGACGTGGGAACGGCGTGCTGGTGTCGATGATGCCAGGCAAGGCCGTGGCGTTTGGGCTCGATGGCCTGCAAGAGCGGGCCGAGATGTTCATCGCGCCGGGCGCGGAAGTGTACGAAGGCATGATCGTGGGCGAAAACAGCCGCACCGGTGACATGCCCGTCAATCCGACCAAGGAAAAGAAGCTGACGAACATGCGGGCATCGGGAAGCGATCGCAACATCATTCTCAAGCCCCCCCGCGTGATGTCCCTGGAAGAGGCGCTTGAGTACATCGAGGACGACGAGTACGTGGAAGTGACGCCCACCATGATCCGCTTGCGGAAAATGTTGCTCACCGAAAACGACCGCCGCCGCGCCGCACGTCAACGCGCCTAG
- a CDS encoding glycosyltransferase, giving the protein MQTRVLVLSASVGAGHLRAAEAVELALRQIAPHIEVQNGDVLEFTNAVFRRMYGTAYLDLVNYFPHFVGYFYDWLEGDGDTRTRKRDRLRQAVQKLNLGAFERFLTDQQWNLVINTHFLPADLIATLRTRGKLGLPQVTVCTDFDTHRLWINQPCERYFCATDEGSLHLQHYGVPASDIDVTGIPIHPVFAEPADRAKCLAQQGLVGDRPVLLQLCGGFGVGPVEAVFQGLLHVERPCEIVAVCGRNAELKEALEKLPTPERHRVKILGLSREIDQLMGCADLLISKPGGLTTSEALARGLPMVIVNPIPGQESRNSDYLLESGAAVKVNHVCTLTAKINELLAQPDRLQQLRAKARAIGHPTAAFDVARRSLAVIGIKSEVAAPSAAHA; this is encoded by the coding sequence ATGCAGACTCGGGTGCTGGTCCTATCGGCCTCGGTGGGGGCGGGGCACTTGCGCGCGGCCGAGGCCGTGGAATTGGCTCTTCGCCAGATTGCCCCCCACATCGAAGTTCAAAACGGCGACGTGCTGGAATTCACCAACGCTGTGTTTCGCCGCATGTACGGCACGGCGTATCTCGATCTGGTGAACTACTTTCCGCACTTCGTCGGCTACTTCTATGATTGGCTGGAAGGAGACGGCGATACACGCACCCGCAAGCGCGACCGCCTGCGGCAAGCCGTGCAAAAGCTGAATCTGGGGGCTTTCGAGCGATTCTTGACCGACCAGCAATGGAACCTGGTCATCAATACCCACTTTCTGCCGGCCGACCTGATCGCCACGCTGCGCACGCGCGGCAAGTTGGGCCTGCCCCAAGTCACGGTCTGCACCGATTTCGACACTCATCGCTTGTGGATCAATCAGCCCTGCGAACGCTACTTTTGCGCGACCGACGAAGGCTCGCTCCACCTGCAGCATTACGGCGTGCCGGCCAGCGATATCGACGTCACGGGCATTCCCATCCATCCGGTCTTTGCCGAACCTGCCGATCGGGCCAAGTGTCTGGCCCAGCAGGGACTCGTGGGCGATCGCCCCGTGCTCTTACAACTCTGTGGAGGCTTTGGCGTCGGTCCGGTGGAAGCCGTCTTCCAGGGTTTGCTGCACGTGGAACGGCCCTGCGAAATTGTCGCCGTGTGCGGGCGTAATGCCGAGCTCAAAGAGGCGCTCGAAAAGCTGCCCACGCCGGAGCGTCATCGCGTGAAGATCCTGGGACTGTCTCGAGAAATCGACCAATTGATGGGCTGCGCCGACCTGTTGATCTCGAAGCCGGGCGGGCTGACAACGTCTGAAGCCCTGGCACGCGGTCTGCCGATGGTGATCGTCAATCCGATTCCCGGCCAAGAGAGCCGCAACAGCGACTACTTGCTGGAAAGCGGCGCAGCAGTGAAGGTGAATCACGTCTGCACGCTGACCGCCAAAATCAATGAACTGCTGGCACAACCAGATCGACTGCAGCAACTGCGCGCCAAAGCCCGGGCGATCGGGCATCCAACGGCGGCGTTCGACGTCGCGCGGCGCAGCCTGGCCGTGATCGGCATAAAGTCCGAGGTTGCCGCGCCCTCGGCGGCCCACGCGTAA
- a CDS encoding MFS transporter translates to MDPSTEKLASPAPANPRPPLPANVKLLGLTSLVNDIASEMIYPLLPDLLKGIMGVGYGQIAIVLGVIEGIAEAVSSILKLFAGSWSDRTGRRKSWIVTGYSMAAVARPLLGLVVLPWQVLACRVGDRLGKGLRTSARDAVIAESTPPAIRGWAFGFHRAMDHLGAAIGPVIATLFLWCWPGHVQTLFMLTIIPGAVVVGILFFGLREPPRSVVAAQPFVWSLAPFDRNFRLYLLSLAVFTLGNSSDLFLLARSGQLGVPEALLPIMWFVFHVAKSAGNMIVGRLVERVGARRLIVAGWTAYAAVYLGFALASEAWHAWALFMAYAVFYSLTEPPEKTLVAQLVPGERKGLAYGWYNFAIGVAAMPASVLFGFLYTQFGDYGALVAFSTGAGLALVATVLLLGVKHERHTG, encoded by the coding sequence TTGGACCCATCGACCGAAAAACTCGCATCCCCGGCGCCCGCTAATCCGCGACCGCCGCTGCCGGCCAACGTCAAGCTGCTGGGCCTGACGAGCCTGGTGAACGACATCGCCAGCGAAATGATTTATCCGCTGCTGCCCGATCTCTTAAAGGGGATCATGGGCGTCGGTTACGGCCAAATCGCAATTGTGCTCGGCGTTATCGAAGGCATCGCCGAGGCCGTTTCGAGCATTCTGAAACTTTTCGCTGGCAGTTGGTCCGACCGCACCGGTCGCCGCAAAAGTTGGATCGTGACCGGTTACAGCATGGCGGCCGTCGCGCGACCGCTGCTCGGTTTGGTCGTTCTGCCGTGGCAAGTGCTTGCCTGCCGCGTCGGCGACCGGCTAGGCAAGGGACTACGCACCAGCGCCCGCGACGCCGTCATCGCCGAGAGCACGCCGCCGGCCATTCGGGGCTGGGCCTTTGGGTTTCATCGCGCTATGGACCATCTGGGCGCCGCGATTGGCCCCGTGATTGCCACCTTGTTCTTGTGGTGCTGGCCCGGTCATGTGCAGACGCTGTTCATGCTGACGATTATTCCGGGCGCGGTCGTGGTGGGCATCTTGTTTTTCGGGCTGCGCGAGCCGCCGCGATCGGTCGTGGCCGCGCAGCCATTCGTTTGGTCGCTCGCGCCGTTTGATCGCAACTTTCGCTTGTATTTGTTGTCGCTCGCCGTGTTCACGCTAGGCAACTCCAGCGATTTGTTCTTGCTCGCCCGCAGCGGCCAATTGGGCGTGCCCGAAGCGCTGCTCCCCATCATGTGGTTTGTCTTCCACGTGGCGAAAAGCGCCGGCAATATGATCGTGGGCCGGCTGGTCGAGCGGGTGGGAGCCCGTCGATTGATCGTGGCAGGTTGGACTGCTTATGCGGCCGTGTACCTGGGATTTGCCCTGGCTAGCGAAGCCTGGCACGCTTGGGCGTTATTCATGGCCTACGCGGTGTTCTATTCACTTACCGAACCCCCCGAGAAGACACTGGTGGCCCAGCTTGTACCAGGGGAACGCAAGGGACTGGCCTACGGCTGGTACAACTTTGCGATTGGCGTGGCGGCGATGCCGGCCAGCGTGTTATTCGGGTTCTTATACACGCAGTTTGGCGACTACGGCGCGCTCGTGGCGTTTAGCACCGGCGCTGGCCTGGCCCTCGTGGCGACCGTGTTGTTGTTGGGAGTGAAGCACGAGCGACATACGGGCTAA